A DNA window from Streptococcus sp. LPB0220 contains the following coding sequences:
- the guaB gene encoding IMP dehydrogenase, with the protein MSNWDTKFLKKGFTFDDVLLIPAESHVLPNDADLSTQLASNLRLNIPIITAAMDTVTESQMAIAMARAGGLGVIHKNMSIEQQADEVRKVKRSENGVIIDPFYLTPSHTIAEADELMGRYRISGVPVVETLENRKLVGILTNRDLRFISDYNQPISNHMTSENLVTAPVGTDLETAEHILQEHRIEKLPLVDENGRLSGLITIKDIEKVIEFPNAAKDEFGRLLVAGAVGVTSDTFERAEALFEAGADAIVIDTAHGHSAGVLRKIAEIRAHFPDRTLIAGNIATAEGARALFDAGVDVVKVGIGPGSICTTRVVAGVGVPQVTAIYDAAAVAREYGKTIIADGGIKYSGDIVKALAAGGNAVMLGSMLAGTDEAPGETEIFQGRKFKTYRGMGSIAAMKKGSSDRYFQGSVNEANKLVPEGIEGRVAYKGSVADMVFQMIGGIRSGMGYVGAATIQDLHDHAQFVEMSGAGLKESHPHDVQITNEAPNYSAQ; encoded by the coding sequence ATGTCTAATTGGGACACAAAGTTTTTGAAAAAAGGGTTTACATTCGATGACGTGCTTTTGATTCCAGCAGAAAGTCACGTATTGCCTAATGATGCAGATTTAAGTACACAATTAGCAAGTAATTTACGCTTGAATATCCCAATCATTACTGCTGCTATGGATACGGTGACTGAAAGTCAAATGGCAATTGCTATGGCACGTGCGGGTGGACTTGGTGTGATCCATAAAAACATGTCAATTGAGCAACAGGCAGATGAAGTACGCAAAGTAAAACGTTCTGAAAATGGGGTTATCATTGATCCGTTCTATTTGACTCCGTCTCATACAATTGCAGAAGCAGATGAGTTGATGGGACGATACCGAATCAGTGGTGTTCCTGTTGTTGAAACACTTGAAAATCGTAAATTAGTTGGTATCCTTACAAACCGGGATTTGCGTTTTATTTCTGATTACAATCAACCCATTTCAAATCATATGACGAGTGAAAATTTGGTGACTGCACCGGTTGGAACTGATTTGGAAACAGCTGAACACATTCTACAAGAGCACCGTATTGAAAAATTACCATTGGTAGATGAAAATGGTCGTCTTTCTGGCTTGATTACAATCAAAGATATTGAAAAAGTTATTGAGTTCCCAAATGCGGCTAAGGATGAATTTGGTCGTTTGCTTGTAGCTGGTGCCGTAGGGGTTACTTCAGATACTTTTGAACGTGCAGAAGCTCTTTTTGAAGCTGGTGCAGACGCAATTGTCATCGATACTGCTCATGGACATTCTGCGGGTGTTCTTCGTAAGATTGCAGAAATTCGTGCCCACTTCCCAGATCGTACCTTGATTGCAGGAAATATTGCAACCGCTGAAGGTGCTCGTGCATTATTTGATGCAGGGGTAGACGTAGTTAAGGTCGGAATTGGTCCAGGATCAATCTGTACAACTCGTGTTGTTGCAGGGGTTGGTGTTCCTCAAGTGACTGCTATTTATGACGCAGCCGCTGTAGCTCGTGAATATGGAAAAACGATCATTGCTGATGGTGGTATCAAGTATTCAGGAGATATTGTCAAAGCACTAGCAGCTGGTGGAAACGCGGTTATGCTTGGCTCAATGCTTGCAGGTACAGATGAAGCACCAGGTGAAACAGAAATCTTCCAAGGTCGTAAATTTAAAACATACCGTGGTATGGGATCTATTGCAGCAATGAAGAAAGGTTCTAGCGACCGTTACTTCCAAGGATCTGTCAATGAAGCCAATAAATTGGTCCCTGAAGGAATTGAAGGACGCGTTGCTTATAAAGGTTCTGTAGCAGATATGGTCTTCCAAATGATCGGTGGTATCCGTTCAGGTATGGGTTATGTTGGTGCAGCAACCATTCAAGATTTACATGATCATGCACAATTTGTCGAAATGAGCGGTGCCGGATTGAAAGAAAGCCATCCTCATGATGTGCAAATTACAAACGAGGCTCCTAACTACTCGGCACAATAA
- the trpS gene encoding tryptophan--tRNA ligase, with amino-acid sequence MTKPIILTGDRPTGKLHIGHYVGSLKNRVLLQNKDEYNMFVFLADQQALTDHAKDPKTIVESIGNVALDYLAAGLDPEKVTIFIQSQIPELAELTMYYMNLVSLARLERNPTVKTEISQKGFGESIPTGFLVYPISQAADITAFKANFVPVGNDQKPMIEQTREIVRSFNHAYNTDTLVEPEGIYPENEAAGRLPGLDGNAKMSKSLNNGIYLADDADTLKKKVMSMYTDPDHIKVEDPGKIEGNMVFHYLDVFGRPEDAAEIAEMKEHYQRGGLGDVKTKRYLLEILDRELRPIRERRLEFAKDMGEVYSILEKGSERARNVAAQTLDEVKSAMGITYFKK; translated from the coding sequence ATGACAAAACCCATCATTCTGACAGGAGATAGACCGACAGGAAAACTCCATATTGGCCACTATGTTGGTTCTTTAAAAAATCGCGTCTTGTTGCAAAATAAAGATGAGTATAATATGTTTGTTTTCCTAGCAGACCAGCAAGCTTTGACAGACCATGCAAAAGATCCAAAAACGATTGTAGAATCTATTGGTAATGTTGCTTTGGATTATCTGGCAGCTGGACTAGATCCTGAAAAAGTTACGATTTTCATTCAAAGTCAGATTCCTGAATTAGCGGAATTGACCATGTATTACATGAATCTAGTATCTTTGGCGCGACTTGAAAGGAATCCAACTGTAAAAACCGAGATTTCTCAAAAAGGTTTTGGTGAGAGTATTCCAACAGGATTTTTGGTATACCCTATTTCACAAGCAGCCGATATCACAGCATTTAAAGCGAATTTTGTTCCAGTAGGAAATGATCAAAAGCCTATGATTGAGCAAACTCGTGAGATTGTTCGTTCCTTTAATCATGCATACAACACAGATACTTTGGTGGAACCGGAAGGAATTTATCCTGAAAATGAAGCAGCGGGGCGCTTACCTGGTTTAGATGGAAATGCTAAAATGTCTAAATCATTGAATAATGGAATTTACCTAGCTGATGATGCGGATACTTTAAAGAAAAAAGTGATGAGTATGTATACCGATCCGGATCATATTAAAGTAGAGGATCCAGGAAAAATCGAAGGCAATATGGTGTTTCATTACCTGGATGTATTTGGCCGTCCAGAAGATGCAGCTGAAATTGCAGAAATGAAAGAACATTATCAACGTGGTGGACTTGGTGATGTAAAGACCAAACGATATCTTTTAGAAATTTTAGATCGTGAATTAAGACCAATTCGTGAAAGACGCCTTGAATTTGCAAAGGATATGGGTGAAGTCTACTCTATTCTTGAAAAAGGAAGTGAACGTGCTCGAAATGTAGCAGCTCAAACATTGGATGAAGTCAAATCTGCGATGGGAATTACCTATTTTAAAAAATAA